The following proteins are encoded in a genomic region of Maribacter hydrothermalis:
- the queG gene encoding tRNA epoxyqueuosine(34) reductase QueG produces MDIKQKWTNSIKTEAKRLGFLSCGVSKANFLEEEAPRLEKWLKKNMNGEMSYMANHFDKRLDPTKLVEGSKSVISLLLNYYPEESQNEDSYKISKYAYGQDYHHIIKVKLRQLQEFISEEIGEVNGRAFVDSAPVLDKAWAAKSGLGWIGKNSNLLTQQVGSFYFIAELIVDIDLEYDHIVTDHCGTCTACLDACPTQAIVEPYVVDGSKCISYFTIELKNELPNEMKGSFNDWMFGCDICQDVCPWNRFSKPHNEPLFNPNPELLSMTKKDWEEITEDVFQKVFKKSAVKRTKFSGLTRNIDFLK; encoded by the coding sequence ATCGATATAAAACAAAAATGGACCAATAGTATTAAAACCGAAGCCAAACGCCTCGGTTTTTTATCATGCGGTGTATCAAAAGCAAATTTTCTAGAGGAAGAAGCTCCAAGATTAGAAAAGTGGCTCAAAAAAAACATGAATGGCGAAATGAGCTATATGGCAAATCATTTCGATAAAAGATTAGATCCAACAAAATTAGTAGAAGGGTCTAAATCTGTGATTTCCCTTTTGTTAAATTATTATCCAGAAGAATCTCAAAACGAAGATTCTTATAAAATTTCTAAATATGCTTATGGGCAAGACTACCATCATATTATTAAAGTAAAATTAAGACAATTGCAAGAATTTATTTCGGAAGAAATAGGGGAAGTCAATGGGCGTGCATTTGTAGATTCGGCACCAGTTTTAGATAAAGCTTGGGCAGCCAAAAGCGGTTTAGGGTGGATCGGTAAAAATAGTAACCTTTTAACCCAACAGGTGGGTTCTTTTTATTTTATTGCTGAGCTAATTGTAGATATTGACTTAGAATATGATCATATAGTAACCGATCATTGCGGTACTTGTACAGCTTGTTTAGATGCTTGCCCTACACAAGCTATAGTGGAACCATATGTAGTTGACGGTAGCAAGTGTATATCTTATTTTACGATTGAATTAAAAAATGAACTGCCCAATGAAATGAAAGGTTCTTTTAATGATTGGATGTTTGGTTGCGACATATGCCAAGATGTTTGCCCTTGGAACCGATTTTCGAAACCACATAATGAACCATTGTTCAACCCTAATCCAGAATTGCTGTCCATGACTAAAAAAGATTGGGAAGAAATTACTGAAGATGTTTTTCAAAAAGTCTTTAAAAAGTCTGCGGTTAAACGAACTAAATTCTCGGGACTTACTAGAAATATTGATTTTTTAAAATAA
- a CDS encoding GIN domain-containing protein, with protein MKNIVLILFVSFISFQAYSQRKPKIKGNKNVIEVREDLESFSAIELSDDLDIVLQKSSQEGYALELDDNLIDVLKFNVDGGILKISSFYNITSKKKLNITIFFQELNSVKMLNGKISMKDVISTDRLQVYTSGTSRLELNATADIIDITMEEISSGDFNLASDSLNITLKDRIDVKLYSTGANNSIYMYKNATAKMEGTTDILMAKLYGSSSLKASDLQSTDVLLISEDSSDAEIRALSSFQLSSKGASKTKLYGDAKITILDFLDTSRLDKEKN; from the coding sequence ATGAAAAATATTGTTCTAATTTTATTTGTTTCATTTATATCTTTTCAAGCTTATTCTCAACGAAAGCCTAAGATTAAGGGGAATAAAAATGTAATTGAAGTACGTGAAGATTTGGAATCTTTTTCTGCCATAGAATTGTCTGATGATTTGGATATTGTGTTACAAAAATCTTCTCAGGAAGGATATGCATTAGAATTAGATGATAATTTAATTGATGTTCTAAAGTTTAACGTTGATGGGGGTATATTGAAAATATCATCATTTTATAATATTACGTCTAAAAAGAAACTTAATATTACAATTTTCTTTCAAGAATTAAATTCTGTAAAGATGCTTAATGGTAAAATAAGCATGAAAGATGTAATTTCTACAGATCGGTTACAGGTGTATACCTCTGGTACTTCGAGATTAGAATTAAATGCAACTGCTGATATTATTGATATTACCATGGAGGAAATTAGCTCTGGTGATTTTAACTTAGCTAGTGATTCTTTAAATATTACTTTAAAAGATAGAATTGATGTTAAATTATATTCTACAGGTGCAAATAATAGTATTTATATGTATAAAAACGCTACAGCAAAAATGGAAGGTACTACTGATATTTTAATGGCAAAATTGTACGGTAGTAGTTCTTTAAAGGCTTCTGATTTACAATCAACAGATGTTCTTTTAATATCGGAAGATTCATCTGATGCGGAAATAAGGGCGTTAAGTTCTTTTCAACTAAGTTCTAAAGGTGCTTCAAAAACAAAGCTCTATGGTGATGCGAAGATTACTATTTTAGATTTTTTAGATACCTCGAGGTTAGATAAAGAAAAAAATTAA
- a CDS encoding acyl-CoA dehydrogenase family protein, with the protein MTKEKYTAEVLQYIPVFYIIWSDDLLSASEINVVENVISEDTSLTKSDKKKLLSWLDVKNPPKNELFKFWKQLILNSGVKLVEQETHPLTVFSQKVASYYHNNVTFNDQIKEIEINLGIQPNHYNHLFEVHIDVDNNSVQYSGKLIDEILKGKQAKVVDRFRNVLKDPIFSWEIYRDKEKFRNHVLEQVSFLAKKGYGAMAYSKAYGGTDDMEGYAAIFENLMYVDGSLAIKFGVQFGLFGGSIQKLGTKKHHDKYLTDAGTAELLGCFAMTETGHGSNVRGIKTTATYNHNTGTLVIDTPGDNDNKEYIGNALHSTIASVFAQLIVNGKNEGVHAILVPLRNENHELLSGIKVEDNGYKLGLNGVDNGKIWFKQVTVPKENLLNKYGTILANGDYYSEIKNPNKRFFTMLGTLVGGRICVARAGLGGAKFALTIAIKHALKRRQFNDSVKIQEDLLMDYPLHQLRLTPLLASAYVYHITLDKMMRLYCDETQPDKRQIETQVAGLKSIITWYANDTIQECREACGGKGYLLENRIADLKGDVDIFTTFEGDNNVLLQLAAKGVLSDFKAEFNSAGFSSVLKLLSTQLSDKLSTINPLYSNKTDKAHLYNQKFHVHAFEHRTRRLTYTIAMRIRGYIKKGIPSYQAFLKVQTHLMTLGKAYSTELAYKSFIEHNNTIGDPQHKALFEKLGTLYALHEIRKDASWYLEQGYIGSTKSKAIRQRVERLCTELRPHLASLVDGFGIPDYLLSAPIAN; encoded by the coding sequence ATGACAAAAGAAAAATACACTGCTGAAGTTCTTCAATATATTCCCGTGTTTTATATTATTTGGTCTGACGACCTTTTATCTGCATCAGAAATTAATGTTGTAGAAAATGTAATTTCCGAAGACACTTCTTTAACTAAAAGTGATAAAAAAAAACTATTGAGCTGGTTAGACGTTAAAAATCCTCCTAAAAATGAGCTTTTTAAATTCTGGAAACAACTAATTTTAAATAGCGGTGTTAAACTTGTTGAGCAAGAAACCCACCCTCTTACTGTCTTTAGCCAAAAAGTAGCATCTTACTATCATAACAATGTTACTTTTAATGATCAGATTAAAGAGATAGAAATTAACTTAGGCATACAACCAAATCACTACAATCATTTATTTGAAGTACATATTGATGTTGATAATAATTCAGTTCAATATTCCGGAAAATTAATCGATGAAATCTTAAAAGGTAAACAAGCCAAAGTAGTTGATAGATTTAGAAACGTTTTAAAGGACCCTATATTTTCATGGGAGATATATAGAGATAAAGAAAAATTTAGAAATCATGTATTAGAACAGGTTTCGTTTCTAGCAAAGAAAGGCTATGGCGCAATGGCATACTCTAAAGCATATGGAGGCACCGATGATATGGAAGGGTATGCAGCCATTTTCGAAAATTTAATGTACGTAGATGGAAGTTTAGCTATAAAATTTGGAGTACAATTTGGCCTTTTCGGAGGTAGCATTCAAAAATTAGGTACCAAAAAGCATCATGACAAATACCTTACAGATGCTGGCACGGCAGAACTTTTAGGTTGCTTCGCAATGACAGAAACAGGACATGGTTCTAATGTTCGTGGAATAAAAACGACAGCTACATACAATCATAATACGGGGACACTAGTAATTGACACCCCGGGTGATAATGATAATAAAGAATATATAGGCAATGCTTTACATTCTACAATAGCTTCAGTTTTCGCTCAACTAATTGTTAATGGTAAAAATGAAGGCGTACATGCTATTCTTGTACCATTAAGAAATGAAAACCATGAATTATTATCGGGTATTAAAGTTGAGGATAATGGTTATAAATTAGGTTTAAACGGTGTAGATAACGGTAAAATATGGTTTAAACAAGTAACTGTACCTAAAGAGAACTTATTAAATAAGTATGGCACCATTTTAGCTAATGGAGATTACTATTCCGAAATAAAAAATCCAAATAAAAGGTTTTTTACCATGTTGGGCACCTTGGTAGGTGGCAGAATTTGCGTTGCCCGTGCCGGGCTTGGGGGAGCTAAATTTGCACTTACTATAGCTATAAAACATGCATTAAAAAGAAGACAATTTAATGATAGTGTAAAAATTCAAGAAGATTTATTGATGGATTATCCGTTACATCAGTTACGATTAACTCCATTATTGGCTAGTGCCTATGTATATCATATTACTTTAGATAAAATGATGCGTTTGTATTGTGATGAAACACAACCAGACAAAAGACAAATAGAGACTCAGGTAGCAGGATTAAAATCTATTATTACGTGGTATGCCAACGATACAATTCAAGAATGTAGAGAAGCTTGTGGTGGCAAGGGTTATTTATTAGAAAACCGCATAGCCGACCTAAAGGGAGATGTAGACATTTTCACAACTTTTGAGGGAGACAATAATGTTTTATTACAATTAGCCGCAAAAGGTGTACTATCAGATTTTAAAGCTGAATTTAATAGTGCCGGATTCTCTTCTGTATTAAAATTATTAAGCACGCAATTAAGCGATAAACTATCTACTATTAATCCTCTGTACTCGAACAAAACCGATAAAGCTCATTTATATAATCAAAAATTCCATGTCCATGCTTTTGAACATAGAACAAGAAGATTGACCTATACTATTGCAATGCGGATCAGAGGTTATATAAAAAAAGGAATTCCTTCGTACCAAGCCTTTTTAAAAGTCCAAACACATTTAATGACATTGGGTAAAGCTTATAGCACAGAACTAGCTTATAAGTCCTTTATTGAACACAACAACACTATAGGTGATCCACAGCACAAAGCTCTATTTGAAAAACTGGGCACACTATATGCGCTGCATGAAATTAGAAAAGATGCATCATGGTACTTAGAGCAAGGCTACATAGGTTCAACAAAATCAAAAGCTATACGACAACGTGTAGAAAGACTTTGTACAGAATTAAGACCACATCTAGCAAGTTTAGTAGATGGCTTTGGCATTCCAGATTATTTACTTAGCGCACCAATTGCAAATTAA
- a CDS encoding MFS transporter: MKINKPSLSFWQIFNMNVGFLGIQYSFGLQQTAINPIFLYLGAPEDMLPILNIAGPVTGLIVQPIIGAMSDKTWSAKWGRRKPYFLIGAILGSLCLFAFPTSPVLWFAVGLLWILDVGNNMAMEPYRAFVGDKLPEKQLSLGYQMQSLFVGAGILLANGSIVLFQYLFGGDTVEAAGTIPTWLYYSFYIGAILSITTILYSVLKTPEIPPSSEELIAINKAKSKSLTERIALPFKEITDSIKKMPTFMWRVGAVYLFQWYALFIYWQYTTPLFKLTMGYSTGEAASQSAQMSLTYNIVTMVVALALVPLTLKFGGKKIYALSLFGTAISLFAIPYITNPIMVLVPMVLFGIGWAAMMGIPYTMVSKVVPQERRGVYMGILNMMIVIPMGIETLTFGPIYKYLLGNNAINAMLFAGVFFTISGFLALRLNVSNKEKVV, translated from the coding sequence ATGAAAATAAATAAACCAAGCCTTAGCTTTTGGCAGATTTTTAATATGAACGTTGGCTTTTTAGGTATCCAATATAGTTTTGGGCTTCAACAAACAGCCATAAATCCAATTTTTCTTTACTTAGGTGCCCCTGAAGATATGTTACCCATTTTAAATATTGCCGGCCCTGTAACAGGTTTAATAGTACAACCTATAATTGGTGCCATGTCAGATAAGACTTGGTCCGCCAAATGGGGTAGACGTAAACCTTATTTTTTAATTGGAGCAATTTTGGGAAGTTTGTGTTTGTTCGCTTTCCCCACAAGTCCGGTTTTATGGTTTGCTGTAGGATTACTTTGGATATTAGATGTAGGAAACAATATGGCAATGGAACCCTATCGAGCCTTTGTAGGTGATAAATTACCTGAAAAACAACTTAGTTTGGGTTATCAGATGCAGAGTTTATTCGTTGGCGCAGGTATACTTTTGGCTAACGGTTCAATAGTATTATTTCAATATTTATTTGGAGGTGACACCGTAGAAGCAGCAGGTACTATTCCTACTTGGTTGTACTACTCATTTTATATTGGTGCTATTCTTTCTATAACAACTATCCTTTATTCAGTTTTAAAAACCCCTGAAATTCCGCCTTCATCAGAAGAATTGATAGCTATTAATAAAGCAAAATCTAAATCGTTAACTGAGCGTATAGCTTTGCCATTTAAGGAAATTACAGATTCCATAAAGAAAATGCCTACATTTATGTGGAGGGTAGGGGCTGTGTATTTATTTCAATGGTATGCTCTATTTATTTACTGGCAGTATACTACACCTTTGTTCAAATTGACAATGGGTTATTCAACGGGCGAAGCTGCTTCTCAGTCTGCGCAAATGAGTTTAACTTATAATATAGTTACTATGGTAGTTGCCTTGGCTTTGGTGCCCTTGACATTGAAATTTGGCGGTAAAAAAATATATGCATTAAGCTTGTTCGGTACGGCTATCTCTTTATTCGCAATTCCTTATATTACAAATCCAATTATGGTTTTGGTACCTATGGTGCTTTTTGGCATAGGTTGGGCGGCAATGATGGGTATACCTTATACAATGGTATCAAAAGTGGTTCCGCAAGAAAGGCGTGGTGTATATATGGGTATTCTAAATATGATGATCGTAATTCCAATGGGTATAGAGACCCTTACTTTCGGACCAATTTATAAGTACTTGCTTGGTAATAATGCTATAAATGCTATGCTGTTTGCAGGTGTATTTTTTACTATCTCAGGATTTTTGGCATTGCGCTTAAATGTATCAAACAAAGAGAAGGTGGTTTAG
- the ruvB gene encoding Holliday junction branch migration DNA helicase RuvB, with protein MNDYLDPSSEGFSNEELDIERALRPINFDDFTGQEQVLENLKVFVEAANRRGEALDHTLFHGPPGLGKTTLANILANELGVGIKITSGPVLDKPGDLAGLLTNLDERDVLFIDEIHRLSPIVEEYLYSAMEDYKIDIMIETGPNARSVQINLNPFTLIGATTRSGLLTAPMRARFGIQSRLQYYSTELLSTIVERSAEILRVPITQEAAIEIAGRSRGTPRICNALLRRVRDFAEIKGNGSIDMEISRFSLKALNVDAHGLDEMDNKILTTIIDKFKGGPVGITTLATAVSESAETIEEVYEPFLIQQGFIMRTPRGREVTELAYKHLGKVKGGIQPGLF; from the coding sequence ATGAATGATTACTTAGACCCATCTTCTGAAGGTTTCTCTAATGAGGAATTAGATATTGAAAGAGCTTTAAGACCTATAAATTTTGATGATTTTACAGGTCAGGAGCAGGTGTTGGAAAATCTTAAGGTTTTCGTGGAAGCGGCCAATAGAAGAGGTGAGGCGCTTGACCATACGTTGTTTCATGGCCCGCCAGGTTTAGGAAAAACTACATTGGCCAATATTTTGGCTAATGAGTTGGGTGTAGGTATTAAAATTACATCTGGTCCGGTTTTAGACAAACCAGGAGATTTAGCCGGGTTACTCACCAATTTAGATGAACGCGATGTATTGTTCATTGATGAAATACATAGATTAAGTCCTATTGTCGAAGAGTATTTGTATTCTGCAATGGAAGATTATAAAATTGATATCATGATCGAAACTGGACCAAATGCTCGTTCAGTTCAAATTAATTTAAATCCGTTTACCTTAATTGGGGCCACTACTCGTTCAGGTTTGTTAACAGCACCTATGCGTGCTAGGTTCGGAATACAAAGTAGACTTCAATATTATTCTACTGAATTGCTATCCACTATAGTTGAGCGTAGTGCCGAAATATTACGTGTACCAATTACACAAGAAGCTGCTATAGAAATTGCGGGAAGAAGTAGGGGTACACCTCGAATATGTAATGCACTTTTAAGGCGAGTTAGAGATTTTGCCGAGATTAAAGGCAATGGATCTATTGATATGGAAATTTCAAGGTTTAGTTTAAAGGCTTTAAATGTAGACGCCCATGGTCTTGATGAAATGGATAATAAAATTCTAACCACTATAATAGACAAGTTTAAAGGAGGTCCAGTGGGGATTACCACTTTAGCTACTGCTGTTTCTGAAAGCGCTGAAACTATCGAGGAAGTATATGAACCTTTTTTAATTCAACAAGGTTTTATTATGAGAACTCCACGAGGACGAGAAGTGACGGAATTGGCCTATAAACACCTTGGAAAGGTAAAAGGAGGAATTCAACCTGGTTTATTTTGA
- a CDS encoding NADP-dependent malic enzyme, producing the protein MSKEKQRREALIYHAKPQPGKIKIVPTKPYSTQRDLALAYSPGVAEPCLEIAKDKDNAYKYTSKGNLVAIISNGTAVLGLGNIGPEASKPVMEGKGLLFKIFADIDGIDIEVDTEDVDKFIETVKMIAPTFGGINLEDIKAPEAFEIERRLKEELDIPVMHDDQHGTAIISAAALLNALEIAKKKIEEVRIVISGAGAAAVSCTKLYKAFGAKAENIVMLDSKGVIRKDADNLSPAKKEFATDRKIDTLDEAMVNADVFIGLSIANVVTPEMLLSMAKSPIVFAMANPDPEIAYDLAVATRKDIIMATGRSDHPNQVNNVLGFPFIFRGALDVRATAINEAMKMAAVKALANLTKQPVPEQVNIAYGETRLTFGREYIIPKPFDQRLIYEVPPAVAKAAIESGVAKAPIQDWDKYREELMLRSGNDNKVVRLLHGRARSNSKKIVFAEADHLDVLKAAQIVHEEGIAEPILLGRKEIILELKKELEFDADITIIDPMAEEFDERHIRYATKYWESRKRSGVTFYSAKIKMRERNYFGAMMVLEGDADGMISGYSRAYPTVVKPILEVIGRATGVKKVATVNIMITERGPLFLADTSINIEPNAEELAEIAQMTANVASTFGFDPVLAMLSYANFGSSTHPNARKVREAVRILHETTPDLVVDGEIQTDFALNKELHESKFPFSKLAGRKVNTLIFPNLESANITYKLLKELNKADSIGPIMVGLRKSVHIMQLGASVDEIVNMAAVAVIDAQEREKRKKAKETK; encoded by the coding sequence ATGAGCAAGGAAAAACAAAGAAGGGAAGCCCTTATTTACCACGCTAAACCACAGCCAGGTAAGATTAAAATTGTACCTACAAAACCTTATAGTACGCAACGGGATCTTGCTCTAGCTTACTCGCCTGGTGTAGCTGAGCCTTGTTTAGAAATCGCCAAGGATAAAGATAACGCCTATAAATATACATCTAAGGGTAACTTGGTTGCTATTATTTCTAACGGTACAGCTGTTTTAGGGTTGGGTAATATTGGTCCTGAAGCTTCAAAACCTGTAATGGAAGGTAAAGGTCTTCTTTTTAAAATTTTTGCGGATATTGATGGTATTGATATTGAAGTAGATACGGAAGATGTAGATAAGTTTATAGAAACAGTAAAAATGATCGCTCCAACTTTTGGAGGTATTAATCTTGAAGATATAAAAGCTCCCGAAGCGTTTGAAATTGAACGTAGATTAAAAGAGGAGCTCGATATTCCGGTAATGCACGATGATCAGCACGGTACCGCAATTATATCTGCGGCTGCGTTGTTAAATGCATTGGAAATTGCCAAAAAAAAGATAGAAGAGGTTCGTATTGTAATTAGCGGTGCGGGTGCTGCTGCAGTGTCATGTACTAAACTATATAAAGCTTTTGGGGCAAAAGCTGAAAATATTGTCATGTTAGACAGTAAAGGTGTTATTAGAAAGGATGCCGATAATTTATCACCAGCGAAGAAAGAATTTGCTACGGATAGAAAAATTGATACGCTAGATGAAGCAATGGTAAATGCCGATGTTTTTATTGGACTTTCTATTGCCAATGTCGTAACACCAGAAATGTTATTATCTATGGCTAAAAGCCCTATTGTTTTTGCCATGGCCAATCCGGATCCTGAAATTGCTTACGATTTAGCAGTTGCTACTCGAAAAGATATTATTATGGCAACGGGCCGATCGGATCATCCTAATCAAGTAAATAATGTTTTAGGTTTTCCTTTTATTTTTAGAGGAGCACTAGATGTTAGAGCAACTGCTATTAACGAGGCTATGAAAATGGCGGCAGTTAAAGCATTGGCCAATTTAACAAAACAACCAGTGCCTGAGCAAGTAAATATTGCTTACGGTGAAACAAGGTTAACTTTTGGTAGAGAATATATTATTCCAAAACCATTTGATCAACGTTTAATTTACGAAGTGCCACCGGCTGTAGCAAAAGCTGCTATTGAAAGTGGTGTTGCCAAAGCTCCAATTCAAGATTGGGATAAATATCGTGAAGAGTTAATGCTTCGGTCTGGTAACGATAATAAAGTAGTTCGACTTTTACATGGTAGAGCACGTTCTAACTCTAAGAAAATTGTTTTTGCCGAAGCAGATCATTTAGATGTGTTAAAAGCAGCACAAATTGTTCACGAGGAAGGTATAGCTGAACCAATTCTTTTAGGCCGTAAAGAAATTATTCTTGAGTTAAAAAAAGAACTAGAGTTCGATGCGGATATCACCATTATTGACCCAATGGCAGAAGAATTTGATGAACGTCATATTCGCTATGCCACTAAATATTGGGAAAGCCGTAAAAGAAGTGGTGTTACTTTTTATAGTGCAAAAATAAAAATGCGCGAGCGAAATTATTTTGGAGCTATGATGGTGCTTGAAGGTGATGCCGATGGTATGATATCTGGGTATTCTAGAGCTTACCCTACAGTGGTGAAACCAATTTTAGAAGTTATAGGCCGGGCAACTGGTGTTAAGAAAGTTGCAACAGTGAATATTATGATTACCGAAAGGGGCCCCTTATTCCTAGCGGACACCTCCATAAATATAGAACCAAATGCAGAAGAATTAGCAGAAATTGCGCAAATGACTGCAAATGTTGCTTCTACTTTTGGGTTTGATCCTGTTTTGGCTATGTTGAGCTATGCCAACTTTGGTTCATCAACACACCCTAATGCTAGAAAAGTAAGAGAGGCAGTTCGTATTTTACACGAAACCACTCCCGATTTGGTTGTTGATGGTGAAATTCAAACAGATTTTGCATTGAACAAGGAACTTCATGAAAGTAAATTCCCTTTTTCTAAATTAGCCGGAAGAAAGGTAAACACCTTAATTTTTCCGAACTTAGAATCGGCAAATATCACATATAAGCTACTTAAAGAATTAAATAAGGCAGATTCCATAGGACCAATTATGGTGGGCTTAAGAAAATCTGTTCATATAATGCAATTAGGCGCTAGTGTTGATGAAATAGTAAATATGGCGGCAGTAGCTGTAATAGATGCACAAGAACGAGAAAAGCGTAAAAAAGCTAAGGAAACCAAATAA
- a CDS encoding cytochrome c oxidase subunit I, whose amino-acid sequence MSATAHAHVDDHANDDHGHHHKETFVTKYIFSQDHKMIAKQYLITGVLVMGFIGIAMSLLFRMQLAWPGESFTIFESLLGKWAPEGVMDADIYLALVTMHGTIMVFFVLTAGLSGTFSNLLIPLQIGARDMASGFLNMVSFWLFFVSCVIMIISLFVEAGPAAAGWTIYPPLSALPIAQPGSGLGMTLWLSSMAIFIASSLLGSLNYIVTVINLRTKGMSMTRLPLTIWAFFVTAIIGVVSFPVLLSAALLLIMDRSFGTSFFLSDIFIQGEVLHYQGGSPVLFEHLFWFLGHPEVYIVILPAMGLVSEIMASSSRKPIFGYRAMVASILAIAFLSTIVWGHHMFISGMNPFLGSVFTFTTLLIAIPSAVKSFNWITTLWKGNLQLNPAMLFSIGFVSTFITGGLTGIILGDSTLDINVHDTYFVIAHFHLVMGISALYGLFAGVYHWFPKMFEGKLLNKNLGYVHFWVTAICAYGVFFPMHFVGMAGVPRRYYENTAFPMFDELTDIQVLMTVFAIIAAAAQLVFVANFIYSVFYGKVGPKNPWKSNTLEWTAEQKHVHGNWAGAIPEVHRWAYDYSKVDDKGEYIIPGQDYVPQHIPLQVDEEEMNH is encoded by the coding sequence ATGTCAGCAACAGCACATGCACATGTAGATGATCACGCAAATGACGATCATGGACATCATCATAAAGAAACTTTTGTAACAAAGTATATCTTTAGCCAAGACCATAAAATGATCGCTAAGCAATACCTTATTACAGGTGTTTTAGTTATGGGATTCATTGGTATAGCTATGTCTTTGTTATTTAGAATGCAATTGGCCTGGCCTGGTGAGTCGTTTACAATATTTGAGTCACTATTAGGGAAATGGGCTCCGGAAGGAGTAATGGATGCTGATATTTATTTGGCATTAGTTACCATGCACGGTACCATAATGGTTTTCTTCGTACTAACTGCAGGTTTAAGTGGTACGTTTAGTAATTTATTGATTCCATTACAAATAGGGGCAAGAGATATGGCTTCTGGTTTTCTGAACATGGTTTCCTTTTGGTTATTTTTTGTGTCTTGTGTTATAATGATAATTTCTCTTTTTGTAGAGGCAGGACCCGCAGCTGCTGGTTGGACAATTTATCCACCCTTAAGCGCACTACCTATCGCCCAGCCTGGTTCCGGTTTGGGTATGACTTTGTGGCTAAGTTCTATGGCTATTTTTATCGCATCGTCTTTATTAGGTTCTCTTAATTACATTGTTACGGTAATTAATTTAAGAACTAAAGGTATGTCAATGACAAGATTGCCTTTAACTATATGGGCATTCTTTGTAACAGCTATTATCGGCGTTGTTTCATTTCCGGTACTATTATCTGCTGCTTTGTTGCTAATAATGGATAGAAGTTTTGGAACTTCATTTTTTCTTTCAGATATTTTTATTCAAGGTGAGGTATTGCATTATCAAGGTGGTTCACCCGTTTTATTCGAACATTTATTTTGGTTCTTAGGACACCCTGAAGTGTATATCGTTATTTTACCTGCTATGGGACTAGTATCTGAAATTATGGCTAGTAGTTCACGTAAGCCAATATTCGGTTATCGAGCTATGGTTGCTTCAATACTTGCTATCGCATTTCTTTCTACCATTGTTTGGGGACACCATATGTTTATTTCAGGAATGAACCCATTTTTAGGATCTGTATTTACATTTACAACATTATTAATTGCAATACCTTCTGCAGTTAAGTCATTTAACTGGATAACAACCTTATGGAAAGGTAATTTGCAATTGAATCCTGCTATGCTATTTTCAATAGGCTTTGTATCTACGTTTATCACAGGAGGTTTAACAGGGATAATATTAGGGGATAGTACATTAGATATTAATGTACATGATACTTATTTTGTAATTGCTCATTTTCACTTAGTTATGGGTATATCTGCTTTGTATGGTTTGTTTGCAGGTGTTTATCATTGGTTCCCAAAAATGTTTGAAGGAAAACTTTTAAATAAGAATTTGGGTTATGTACACTTTTGGGTAACTGCCATCTGTGCTTATGGTGTTTTCTTTCCAATGCACTTTGTAGGTATGGCTGGTGTACCAAGGAGATATTATGAGAATACCGCATTCCCAATGTTCGATGAATTAACGGATATACAAGTGTTAATGACAGTTTTTGCTATAATCGCTGCAGCTGCGCAATTGGTTTTTGTTGCAAATTTTATTTATAGCGTTTTCTACGGTAAGGTTGGTCCAAAGAACCCATGGAAGTCAAATACATTGGAGTGGACAGCAGAACAAAAACATGTTCATGGTAACTGGGCTGGTGCCATACCAGAAGTTCATAGATGGGCGTACGATTATAGTAAAGTAGATGACAAGGGTGAATATATAATTCCTGGTCAAGATTACGTTCCTCAACATATTCCTTTGCAGGTTGATGAAGAAGAGATGAATCATTAA